The DNA window ttgttctcttcgagttttcatattttgaaatCGCTTCATAATAGCTTCATTATCGATCTTATCGAAGATATCTTTCTCAATATATACAACCAAACTATCATTCATCCACTTATCTCCCATCCTATTCCGCAATCTACTCTTGACAATATGCATAGCAGAAAAAACTCTCTCCACTGTAGCAGTTGCAACTGGTAGAAGTAATGATAATTTGATAAGCATATATACTAATGGAAATAtcaaattcttctttgtttttaccattttctcTGCAAGACTAGCAATACCTTCAATACCAGAGAACTCATCATCACCACGTAGATCAATAATATACGTATCAAGTTGGTCACCAAGTACCATAAGGTCCACTATAGAGAATTCACTGGGATAAAAAAGAGCAAGACGAAGAagcttttctttgttgaaaGTAGAGAAAAAGTCACCTGGGTTTAAACATGCCACACAAAGAAGTAACTTTGTACTCGTCTCAGTAAAACGATCATCCAACTCAGTAAGttgcatgtcaatgatattgttAAACAATTCATAACGGAAATGGTGTAGGTTTGTTATCCCTTGAGATTTTCGCCTTAAACGCCCACGAAGCTTGTACTCATCATCCATGTTTAGAATATTAATATCATGTTTGATGCAAAAAGATGACACTTCTTCTAGTAAAGATTCCCAATAATTCTCTGTCATCATTTTGAATCGTTCCtttgatgttttcaataaactcatagcattttctatgttttgatcttttctttATAATGCTTGTGAAAACTCATTAGTAACTGTTTATATCCTTCTCAAACAATGAAGCGtgaatacaaaattaaatgattccaTAATATCTGTTAAAACGACTGCTTCTGTTCTCTGTTCTGAGTTCATCCCATCCTCCCTTATAATCTCAAGCACGTCAAGAACTGATGAAAACATTGCAAGTAGACGAATAATTGTAACATAGTGGGAGCCCCAACGGGTGTCACCATACCTTCTAAAAGAAGTTTCTTGATTCAAGCCTCGTCCACTAGCAATTTCTCCATTTTTAAGTCCTTCAATAATTCTAgcatattgtttttctctaatcaCCTCCATCCTTTTGCATGATGCTCCAACTATGTTTATAAtgctagaaataaaattgaagacatCTCCAACTTCATTATGCTTCTTTGTAACAGCCACAAGAGTCAATTGAAGTCTATGAGCAAAACAATGTACATAATACGCACTTGGATTGCTATTTAGAATAAGTGCTTTCAAGCCATTGAATTCACCTCGCATGTTACTTGCTCCATCATATCCCTGACCACGCAATCTTGATATGCTTAACCCATGTTTAGAAAACAAAGCTTCAATAGCTGCCTTGAGTTAACTAGCAGTTTATCTCGCACATGTTGAATGCCAAGAAAACGTTCAATTATATGTCCATTGTTGTCTACATATCGTACAACAACAGCCATTTGTTCCTTGATTGATATGTCACGTGACTcgtcaattaaaattgaaaataatgagtTACCTAGATCTTTGATAATCACATTTGTAATCTCCTCTGCAGCAACTTGAGTAATGTCTTTTTGAATATCTGGAAAAGTCAATTTGTTATGTCTAGAAGCTTCATTAAAAGTAACTCTTTTAATAGCTTCATTATTTCTGGAAAGAAAATGCAAGAGCTCTAGATAATTTCCTTGGTTGCTTGAACATTCACATTCATCATGGCCACGAAATGGAAGTCCTTGGTGCAACAAAAAATGAGCACACTCTATTGAAGCATTCAACCGAGTTCGATAATCACTTTGACTCTTTACTGTCTGCTCAGATAACAAAGTCATgatactttgtttttcattcatcaaatttTCACATTTTATTCGAGCTGCATTGTGACTACTATTAGACTTTCCAATATGAAGATCaaatctttccttctttttccaaTTTGAAAACCCATCACCCACAAACGAATCAACATCCCCTTTTGACTTGAAGAAATAACAATACAAGCAAAAGGTAGCATCTTTGGCTATGATGTACTCTAACCATTTTGGATATGCACTAAACCAAGCTGAATTAAAGCGTCGTAGTGTTGATATATTCCCAAATTGTTTTTGAGGAAAATCACAGTGTGAAGGTTGACAAGGACCTTTTTGTAGATAAGCTCTTCGGATTGCATCCCTATCATTTATATGGTATTCATAAATTGGTCTTCTTAAGCAAGGGTCAGCAAGGAGAGTGTCAGGGTTGATTTCAATATGacttttctttgaacttgatGGAGTTACATGACTTGAAGCTTTGATTGACTCTTCATCCTCAAGGGATTTACGCTTGAAATATTTGTCTAgtgacatgttaatttaatatgaacctgctggattttttttatcatcattagtgtctacataataattaacacaactaCATAATAATTCactgttaaataaaaatcagttaagttacacaataattttaaatctttcatatgaaattcatagcaaaatacacatcaattcatcaaaatcaaaacctatttcaattcatatctatatacatataataagtatgttgattaaattatacttaattatttcTAGATATTTAATTGAGGAGCAATGCCTAGTGTATGTGTAAGAGAAACAATTCTTGAAAAACATACtttctacttgatattttacttacaaacaagtcatgaaaatattaaatttcaataaactacttTGCCAATGCAAGAGATGTCAAGAATAGTggttttgcatgaatattaatttattcctttataataagaaaagaaatatttaattgattaaattagtagatttaaacatttattttgaacatatttatatcaaaacccataaattatcataaaccctaatatttttaataactaattataaaagaataaaattaaaattgaacaatgaaataaataaagaaaataaaaaaatttacctaaaatataaagcaaaaggCAAAAAAGATTAACTACTTATCTATACTTGATGAGAAATTTGCATATGAGAGAGGCAAAAAACAACAGTTCATGAAAAGAACAAAGCGACAGAGCAACTCACGAAAAGAACAACATGGcaaaagcaaggaaaaaaaaaaaactctttgatAGCTAGGGATTACATATTTTAAAGCTAGAAGGCCCGTTACCATCAATGGAAACAAaaggggaaaaggaaaaaaattgtgcaatgagttgtttatatttattatattatattataaatatacacTAAATTGGAAGGCCCGGTACCATTAATTATAAACAATGCAAGTTTCCTTTTTCCTTCCTTCCCTGCAGTAAATTCcctaaactaatatattaattttttttaaaaaaaaaaaaaaaagttaagggggcaattgcccccttttgtCCCcacgtggctccgccactgtaTGCAACCACCCAAGGAATATGCCCCCTCCATTCTTCCACCATGTGGCAAGCAAGTGGGAATGTTGTGTCGGCATCTTTTTGAggtttagaaaaaagatgtagaGGAGAAAAAGCGGGGGAGAAAGTCTTTTTCTTCCCCCGCCTCGTGCATCCAGGCGAAGAAGAAGACATATGGTGCTGTTTTGaaaaaccttgtttttttttttttgttttgttttctgagAATGTATGAAACGGCGAACTAGGAGGTACTGGACTCCATCTTCAGGGACAAAAGACCTCTCCATAGCTTCCATGCAAATCAAGGTAGATTCAAAATGGCATGGAGCAAAAATTCATTCTTCACCTTTGTCACTCCCAAGACTGAACTCGATGaagaaaacaagatattaaCACCAAGATAGCGTGGATGTTTATGAATTAAGTTAAGCATCATCAGagtgctctctttctttctcaagCTTCGCCAGTGCTAGGAAAGCTATGAACCGTGAACGTAGCTTTgactctctttatatttttttcggtttttttttttttttttttttgtttcggtGAATTGCCTCGTGTATATATCTAGTCGCAGATATTTCAGTTACCTTTTCCAACAAGAACttacaaaaatctaaaatatcaagAACTTAATTACAGCCTTAAAAAAATGTACCTTTTTGGAAATGCAAATGTCAACAACTGTCCAATAAATAACTTGGCAACCAAAATCCCCTCATTTTCAACTCCTATTTCACAACACAATCCATCCGATAAAAATGATGCTTGTGCATATCGAGTATGCTTAGCATCAAATCCCTGCACATGCAAGAGTTATTTAGTACCAATTACCCACCAGCATGCATAATATTTCAAACTATTTGAGCAGGGTACGATCAATTAACTAGCCACAAGTATCTTTCTCGTAAGTTTTCTTCTAATATTTTCCTATTTCCTTGGTTGCAGCCGAATTCTACACCCGAGCCACAGCTGCAGATGGACACTTCCCCAGTGTATTCCACAATATATAATCCCCAGAAGTAACctgttaaaataaaacaaatcataattttaataatgggcaaagataaaatgacaaaaaaaaaaaaaaaaacacaggagATGGATTTATAATATACTTCCATTCAATGTCAACTCAAAAGAAAAGGCACTGTCAGTACAGAGTCGGGGAAAATGAGAGACAGGATGAATATCAATTATGAGCATGTAACTAATTTTAGCTTCCAGGGGTATAAGCGAGACTTGTACGAATCAAATGAGTGTCATTACTTGATGAATAAAACAAGTAATATAATCAATGCCAGAAATTTAAACAAATGACTTCAAGATATCAAACCTTGTTTCTCCTTTGGATTGAGACTTTAAGATCACAAGATGTATTCATCCCATTGTATAAAGAGAAAATGTAGTCAAACCCAAATATTGGATGTCTCAAAGAGGTGATAAGGTGACGACAGGATCAGCACAGCAGGGGAGGGAGTTCCAGATAttcaattacattaaaattatgacCACCATTTGACCAAAATCTATGAAGAATCTCTCAATATCATTGAACTCAACAAACACACGTGCACTAATTCACAGCATTGAACAGACAGATTTTACAATAAAACAGTTCCAACTGAAATCTGAATATCTACTTTagtttatagtttttgtttgcaACATCAAACTTTATATAATGGGGATTCTGAAGATAAGCTTACCTGAGATGAGAACTCCACGGGTGCTTTAACAGCAGGATAGATGCTAACCTACATAAAGTCCACAAAGTAATTAGAGAGTGGCGTGCTAGAATGTGCATGTCAGGTAAAATCTAACATCAGGAAACTCTTTAAAAACCATTGCTATATGATCACTAGTACAAATGTTGAGTATAAAATATTCCACTTTGAGTTGCAGTGTATGGAGGCTTGGGGGGGAGGTCACAAGTACCAAGCTAGGTACTAACCAGAAAAGGTAGAGAATGCCGGCATGTGTTCATGCACATAGGCAAGCACAAGGAAATCCTAGTGAGAGTTCTGGGAATCCAATTTgcgttcaaagaaaaaaaaaatccaagaattttGGAAACCTGGTCCCATTTAAAGGACCCAATTTTACCTTCAGTTTTGTATAAGGACTATTTACGGTaaataatttgtacaagaactatttaaatttactaatatattaaatcatcaTTGTGAAAGAAAAAGTGAAATCAAGCACAACACATGAGCTAAAATGACTAGATGATATAAAAGTTGTGTTGTCAAAGGCAAAAGGCGCTAAAAGGTGCCAAGCTTGTAAAATGCCCAAGGGGCTTGGCGTTGGGTGCTCGCCCGAATGAACCGAGGCAATATgctatagattaaaaaaacatgtgtataattatattatattatataaatctaaaatatatatcttcaCAATTAAGATTagattattagaaaataaaaaatgtatatataaaataccataacatAATAGTacaaagttatatttttcacccttgaaacaaaata is part of the Populus alba chromosome 10, ASM523922v2, whole genome shotgun sequence genome and encodes:
- the LOC118034538 gene encoding uncharacterized protein codes for the protein MSLDKYFKRKSLEDEESIKASSHVTPSSSKKSHIEINPDTLLADPCLRRPIYEYHINDRDAIRRAYLQKGPCQPSHCDFPQKQFGNISTLRRFNSAWFSAYPKWLEYIIAKDATFCLYCYFFKSKGDVDSFVGDGFSNWKKKERFDLHIGKSNSSHNAARIKCENLMNEKQSIMTLLSEQTVKSQSDYRTRLNASIECAHFLLHQGLPFRGHDECECSSNQGNYLELLHFLSRNNEAIKRVTFNEASRHNKLTFPDIQKDITQVAAEEITNVIIKDLGNSLFSILIDESRDISIKEQMAVVVRYVDNNGHIIERFLGIQHGYDGASNMRGEFNGLKALILNSNPSAYYVHCFAHRLQLTLVAVTKKHNEVGDVFNFISSIINIVGASCKRMEVIREKQYARIIEGLKNGEIASGRGLNQETSFRRYGDTRWGSHYVTIIRLLAMFSSVLDVLEIIREDGMNSEQRTEAVVLTDIMESFNFVFTLHCLRRI